A genomic segment from Nodularia sphaerocarpa UHCC 0038 encodes:
- a CDS encoding PstS family phosphate ABC transporter substrate-binding protein has translation MKATANKLALALGVLVVSTSCATSSNISSETPQSENVTQVSDSTKVSQIRIDGSSTVYPITAAIAQAFKQTKPQNKAQITVNFSGTSSGFEKFCAGETDISNASRPILQQEMVACDKNGVRYFELPIAYDALTVAVHPQNDWAKDITIAELKKIWEPAAEGKITRWNQVRASWPDRPLNLYGAGDKSGTFDYFTEATVGKARASRKDYTASEDDDVIVAGINKDPNALGYFGYAYYEQNQDKLKALAVDSGKGAVLPSRETVEKSQYQPLSRPLFIYANFELAQKKPAVKDFLEFYLKTAPQTAISVGYAPLPDEAYNIDYVNFNKGKVGTVFEGQAQLNLTIGELLRKQAKF, from the coding sequence ATGAAAGCAACCGCAAATAAATTGGCTCTCGCGCTGGGTGTGTTGGTTGTGTCTACCAGTTGTGCGACATCATCCAATATATCTAGTGAAACTCCCCAGTCAGAGAATGTGACTCAAGTGAGTGATTCCACAAAAGTATCGCAGATTAGGATAGACGGTTCTAGTACAGTTTATCCGATTACAGCTGCGATCGCCCAAGCATTTAAACAAACAAAACCACAAAACAAAGCACAAATCACAGTCAACTTCTCCGGTACTAGCTCCGGGTTTGAAAAATTCTGTGCTGGCGAGACAGATATTAGCAACGCTTCGCGACCAATTTTACAACAAGAAATGGTAGCTTGTGACAAAAATGGCGTAAGGTACTTTGAATTACCAATTGCTTATGATGCCCTAACTGTGGCTGTCCATCCGCAAAACGACTGGGCTAAAGATATTACAATAGCAGAACTGAAAAAGATTTGGGAACCTGCGGCGGAAGGTAAAATCACCCGTTGGAACCAAGTCCGTGCATCTTGGCCAGATCGTCCCTTAAATTTATATGGTGCTGGTGATAAATCTGGTACTTTTGATTATTTCACAGAAGCAACCGTAGGTAAAGCCAGAGCAAGCCGCAAAGACTACACAGCCAGCGAAGATGATGATGTCATAGTTGCAGGTATTAATAAAGACCCCAATGCCCTGGGTTATTTTGGGTATGCTTATTACGAACAAAACCAAGATAAGTTAAAAGCCTTAGCAGTAGATAGTGGTAAAGGCGCTGTTTTACCATCCAGAGAAACAGTAGAAAAATCTCAATATCAACCACTATCTCGACCTTTATTTATCTACGCTAATTTTGAGCTTGCACAAAAGAAACCAGCAGTCAAAGACTTTTTGGAATTTTATTTAAAGACTGCACCACAGACAGCGATTTCTGTAGGCTATGCACCCTTGCCAGATGAAGCATATAACATCGATTATGTCAACTTCAATAAAGGCAAAGTAGGAACAGTATTTGAAGGACAAGCCCAGTTAAACCTGACCATTGGTGAGTTACTACGGAAACAAGCCAAGTTTTAG
- the hisG gene encoding ATP phosphoribosyltransferase → MLTVALPKGELLKNSIRLLKSVGLDFSAFLDSGTRQLQILDASGQAKGLLVRGHDVPVYVEYGQAQLGIIGYDVLREKKPQVAHLVDLQFGHCRMSVAVKASSAYKSPLDLPPHGRVASKYVNSAREYFHSLDLPIEIVPLYGSVELGPITGMSEAIVDIVSTGRTLSENGLVEITTLYESTARLIGHPLSYRLNTGNMHQFVEQLRLEASLTAV, encoded by the coding sequence ATGTTAACTGTTGCTTTGCCGAAAGGGGAATTACTCAAAAATAGCATCCGCCTGTTAAAGTCTGTAGGATTGGATTTTAGCGCTTTTTTAGATTCAGGAACTCGCCAACTGCAAATTCTTGATGCTAGCGGACAAGCAAAAGGACTGTTGGTGCGGGGGCATGATGTGCCTGTATATGTAGAATATGGTCAGGCTCAGTTGGGAATTATTGGTTACGATGTGCTACGGGAGAAAAAGCCGCAAGTTGCACATTTAGTTGATTTACAGTTTGGTCATTGTCGAATGTCAGTGGCTGTAAAAGCTTCTAGTGCCTATAAATCACCTTTAGATTTGCCGCCTCATGGTCGAGTTGCTTCTAAGTATGTCAATTCCGCTCGTGAATATTTCCATAGTTTGGATCTACCTATAGAAATTGTACCTTTGTATGGTTCTGTGGAATTAGGTCCCATTACAGGAATGTCAGAAGCAATTGTCGATATAGTTTCTACGGGGCGGACTTTGAGCGAAAATGGTTTAGTGGAAATTACGACCTTGTATGAAAGTACGGCGCGGTTGATTGGTCATCCTCTGAGTTATCGTCTCAATACAGGTAATATGCATCAATTTGTTGAACAACTGCGTCTGGAAGCTTCTTTAACTGCTGTTTAA
- the arsJ gene encoding organoarsenical effux MFS transporter ArsJ — MTSTASRANLKNYTLVTLAYWGFTITDGALRMLVLLYFDSIGYTPLQIASLFLFYEIFGVVTNFLGGWIGSQFGLKITLYAGIGLQVFSMVMLSWLNPDWAEWMAVGYVMVAQAFSGVAKDLTKMSSKSAIRLVVPQEDQSSLFKWVAVLTGSKNALKGVGFFVGSVLLTSVGFTNSLWMMAGGLFLILFTGLMLPKGMGRIKTKVKFKQLFSKSKEINILSAARFFLFGSRDVWFVVGLPVFLRGTLGWSFYQVGGFLACWVIGYGVIQFLAPVLLQRFGSGQPPGSKTIQFWTFTLTIVPGAIALALQLGVPGNIAIIGGLLVFGVVFAFNSAVHSYLVLAFTDDDKVALNVGFYYMANSGGRLAGTVLSGLVFQYFDLVGCLWTSMFLVLAAALVTIKLPDPQPAKAIAWKAEGGE, encoded by the coding sequence ATGACTTCTACAGCTTCTCGCGCTAATCTCAAGAATTATACTCTTGTTACCCTTGCCTATTGGGGTTTTACCATCACTGATGGTGCTTTGCGAATGCTGGTACTGCTTTATTTTGACAGTATTGGCTACACACCATTACAAATCGCCTCCCTGTTTCTGTTTTATGAAATCTTTGGCGTTGTTACAAACTTTTTAGGCGGTTGGATTGGCTCTCAATTCGGTCTGAAGATTACGCTTTATGCTGGTATCGGGCTACAAGTTTTCTCGATGGTGATGCTGTCATGGCTGAATCCAGATTGGGCAGAATGGATGGCTGTTGGTTATGTGATGGTAGCACAGGCATTTTCTGGGGTTGCCAAAGATTTAACTAAAATGAGTTCTAAGAGCGCTATTCGGTTAGTTGTACCCCAAGAGGATCAATCCTCTTTATTTAAATGGGTAGCAGTCCTAACTGGTTCTAAAAATGCCCTCAAAGGAGTTGGCTTTTTTGTTGGTAGTGTCCTCTTAACTTCTGTTGGCTTTACCAATTCCCTGTGGATGATGGCGGGGGGACTATTCTTAATTTTGTTCACTGGGTTAATGTTGCCTAAAGGTATGGGCAGAATCAAGACCAAAGTTAAGTTTAAGCAACTCTTTTCTAAGAGCAAAGAAATTAATATTCTCTCGGCGGCGCGATTTTTTCTCTTTGGTTCACGGGATGTCTGGTTTGTGGTAGGGTTACCGGTTTTCTTGCGGGGGACTTTAGGCTGGTCATTCTATCAAGTCGGTGGATTCTTGGCTTGTTGGGTGATTGGCTACGGCGTTATTCAGTTCTTAGCACCAGTGCTTCTCCAGCGATTTGGCTCAGGTCAGCCACCCGGATCAAAAACTATTCAGTTTTGGACATTTACCCTGACAATTGTTCCTGGTGCGATCGCCTTAGCTCTACAATTGGGTGTACCCGGTAATATAGCAATTATTGGCGGACTCCTGGTATTTGGAGTAGTTTTTGCCTTCAATTCCGCAGTACATTCCTACCTAGTATTAGCCTTCACCGATGATGATAAAGTAGCGCTAAATGTAGGCTTTTACTACATGGCAAACTCTGGTGGAAGATTAGCCGGCACAGTCTTATCAGGATTAGTCTTTCAATATTTCGACTTAGTAGGTTGTTTGTGGACATCCATGTTCTTAGTACTAGCAGCCGCACTAGTTACTATAAAGCTACCTGATCCTCAACCAGCCAAAGCAATTGCTTGGAAAGCCGAAGGTGGAGAATAG
- the psbA gene encoding photosystem II q(b) protein, whose translation MTTTLQQRQSANVWDRFCEWITSTDNRIYIGWFGVLMIPTLLAATTCFIIAFVAAPPVDIDGIREPVAGSLIYGNNIISGAVVPSSNAIGLHFYPIWEAASLDEWLYNGGPYQLVIFHFLIGCACYLGRQWELSYRLGMRPWICVAYSAPLASATAVFLIYPIGQGSFSDGMPLGISGTFNFMIVFQAEHNILMHPFHMLGVAGVFGGSLFSAMHGSLVTSSLVRETTETESQNYGYKFGQEEETYNIVAAHGYFGRLIFQYASFNNSRSLHFFLAAWPVIGIWFTALGISTMAFNLNGFNFNQSVIDSQGRVIATWADVINRANLGMEVMHERNAHNFPLDLAAADVAPVALSAPAING comes from the coding sequence ATGACCACAACCTTACAACAGCGCCAAAGCGCCAACGTATGGGATCGCTTCTGCGAGTGGATCACCAGCACCGACAACCGCATTTACATCGGTTGGTTCGGCGTTCTGATGATTCCAACCCTACTAGCTGCTACAACTTGCTTCATTATCGCTTTCGTTGCAGCACCTCCAGTAGACATCGACGGTATCCGTGAACCAGTAGCTGGTTCATTGATTTACGGAAACAACATCATCTCTGGTGCAGTTGTTCCTTCTTCTAACGCTATCGGCTTGCACTTCTACCCCATCTGGGAAGCAGCTTCCTTAGATGAGTGGTTGTACAACGGCGGTCCTTACCAACTGGTAATTTTCCACTTCTTGATCGGTTGCGCTTGCTACTTAGGTCGTCAGTGGGAACTATCTTACCGCTTGGGTATGCGTCCTTGGATCTGTGTAGCTTACTCTGCGCCTTTGGCTTCTGCTACAGCAGTATTCTTAATCTACCCAATTGGACAAGGTTCATTCTCTGACGGTATGCCTTTGGGTATTTCAGGAACCTTCAACTTCATGATTGTGTTCCAAGCAGAACACAACATCTTGATGCACCCCTTCCATATGTTGGGTGTAGCTGGTGTCTTCGGTGGTTCTTTGTTCTCCGCAATGCACGGTTCCTTGGTGACATCCTCCTTGGTACGTGAAACAACCGAAACCGAATCACAAAACTACGGTTACAAGTTCGGACAAGAAGAAGAAACCTACAATATCGTTGCAGCCCACGGCTACTTCGGTCGGTTAATCTTCCAATACGCTTCTTTCAACAACAGCCGTTCACTTCACTTCTTCTTGGCTGCTTGGCCTGTAATCGGTATCTGGTTTACCGCTTTGGGTATCAGCACAATGGCTTTCAACTTGAACGGTTTCAACTTCAACCAATCAGTAATTGATTCTCAAGGTCGTGTTATTGCTACCTGGGCTGACGTAATCAACCGCGCTAACTTGGGTATGGAAGTAATGCACGAGCGTAACGCTCACAACTTCCCCCTAGACTTGGCTGCTGCTGATGTTGCTCCTGTTGCTTTGAGCGCACCTGCAATCAACGGTTAA
- the arsB gene encoding ACR3 family arsenite efflux transporter — translation MTPNQQNNQAPVQAGSNLSFFEKYLTVWVFLCILAGIALGRLFPGVAVALDAMSIYQVSIPIAVCLFFMMYPIMVKIDFTQAVNAVRAPKPVILTLVVNWLIKPFTMVAFSQFFLGWLFRPFITGTELIRGNEVEIANSYIAGTILLGIAPCTAMVLMWGYLSYGNQGHTLVMVAVNSLLMLFLYAPLGRWLLAANDLIVPWQTIVLSVVIYVGLPLLAGMYSRYWIFKHKGREWFERRFIKYLTPVSITALLITLVLLFAFKGEVIVNNPLHILLIAVPLFIQTNFIFLISYVAALKLNISYEDAAPAALIGASNHFEVAIATAVMLFGLNSGAALATVVGVLIEVPVMLMLVEVCKRTAAWFPREPQKATLKDPRCISSF, via the coding sequence ATGACTCCAAATCAACAAAACAATCAAGCCCCAGTACAAGCCGGGAGTAATCTCAGTTTTTTTGAGAAATACCTCACCGTTTGGGTCTTTTTGTGCATCTTAGCAGGAATTGCACTAGGGAGACTATTTCCTGGGGTGGCGGTGGCGCTGGATGCAATGAGTATTTATCAAGTATCAATTCCCATTGCAGTATGTCTGTTTTTCATGATGTACCCAATCATGGTAAAAATTGACTTTACCCAAGCTGTTAACGCTGTCCGCGCCCCCAAACCTGTAATTCTCACCTTAGTCGTAAACTGGTTAATTAAACCATTCACAATGGTCGCATTTTCGCAGTTTTTCTTGGGTTGGTTATTTCGTCCATTCATTACAGGTACAGAATTAATTCGTGGTAACGAAGTAGAAATAGCAAATTCCTACATTGCTGGGACAATTTTATTAGGAATTGCTCCTTGTACGGCAATGGTATTGATGTGGGGATATCTTTCCTACGGGAATCAGGGACATACTTTGGTGATGGTGGCAGTTAATTCTCTGCTGATGCTGTTTTTGTATGCACCTTTGGGCAGATGGTTATTAGCAGCCAATGATTTAATAGTGCCTTGGCAAACTATAGTTTTATCGGTGGTAATTTATGTTGGCTTGCCGTTACTAGCAGGAATGTACAGCCGTTACTGGATTTTCAAACACAAAGGTAGAGAATGGTTTGAAAGGCGATTTATCAAGTATCTCACTCCAGTTTCGATTACCGCCCTGCTCATTACTTTGGTGTTATTATTTGCCTTTAAGGGGGAAGTTATTGTTAATAATCCCTTACACATTTTATTAATTGCTGTCCCATTATTTATTCAAACTAATTTCATTTTCTTAATTAGTTATGTGGCAGCATTAAAGTTGAATATATCTTATGAAGATGCCGCACCGGCAGCATTAATTGGAGCTAGTAATCACTTTGAAGTGGCGATCGCTACGGCTGTAATGTTGTTTGGCTTAAATTCTGGTGCAGCACTGGCGACAGTAGTAGGCGTTTTAATCGAAGTCCCAGTGATGTTGATGCTGGTTGAAGTTTGTAAGCGCACGGCTGCTTGGTTCCCCAGGGAACCGCAAAAGGCTACATTAAAAGATCCACGTTGTATTAGTAGTTTTTAA
- a CDS encoding 1-acyl-sn-glycerol-3-phosphate acyltransferase: MPVIYQQAEKLLKTQQGKAAGEGYRFSWFDWLCLWYPPGWLVLLNRHWQHYHTDPDGWNWVEYGLFLVPGGFYLALLIRWLRLGCRSPSQEVDEYNPQYQKAFREEILAFIVQCYFRAELQQIHNLPPQSPVIVAMNHAGMCFPWDFITLGYLLSQAQGWEVQPLASEALFEHPWMSWWLPPKWSQVLGAVRAQRGDFEKAIVQGKTVLYAPEGVRGPLKGWSQRYQLQKFDVSFMQLSDRYHIPILPVLCIGSESLHPWTVNLKKLQRLFKLPFLPISPLMIILLIFPSMGVWAMRTRLHYFIQPVEKVNSVQGRAANYQQVQQLREKLQIQIMALLSHAEAQRRRE; the protein is encoded by the coding sequence ATGCCTGTGATTTATCAACAAGCTGAAAAGTTGCTCAAAACTCAACAGGGAAAAGCAGCAGGTGAAGGTTATAGATTTAGCTGGTTTGACTGGCTTTGTTTGTGGTATCCTCCTGGTTGGCTGGTTTTATTGAACCGCCACTGGCAACACTATCACACTGATCCTGATGGTTGGAATTGGGTAGAATATGGATTATTTTTAGTTCCAGGTGGATTTTACTTAGCTCTGCTCATTCGATGGTTGCGTTTGGGATGTCGTTCACCAAGTCAAGAAGTTGATGAATATAATCCTCAGTATCAGAAAGCTTTTCGGGAAGAAATTCTGGCTTTCATAGTTCAATGTTATTTTCGGGCAGAATTGCAACAAATTCATAACTTACCGCCACAAAGTCCTGTAATTGTAGCAATGAACCATGCAGGGATGTGTTTTCCTTGGGACTTTATCACTTTAGGTTATTTATTAAGTCAAGCCCAAGGTTGGGAGGTGCAACCCCTAGCCAGTGAAGCACTATTTGAGCATCCTTGGATGAGTTGGTGGCTACCACCTAAATGGTCACAGGTTTTAGGGGCTGTGCGCGCCCAGAGGGGTGATTTTGAAAAAGCGATTGTTCAAGGTAAAACTGTGCTATACGCACCGGAAGGAGTTCGTGGACCGCTTAAAGGTTGGAGTCAACGCTATCAATTACAAAAATTTGATGTGAGTTTTATGCAACTGAGCGATCGCTATCATATTCCGATTCTCCCAGTTTTGTGCATTGGTAGCGAATCTTTGCATCCTTGGACAGTCAACCTCAAGAAATTGCAACGACTATTTAAATTACCCTTCTTGCCCATATCGCCATTAATGATTATATTGCTCATATTTCCCTCAATGGGAGTCTGGGCAATGAGAACTCGCCTACATTACTTTATTCAACCTGTAGAAAAAGTCAACTCAGTTCAAGGACGTGCAGCAAATTATCAACAAGTACAGCAACTGCGAGAAAAACTCCAAATTCAAATTATGGCGTTGTTATCTCACGCAGAGGCGCAGAGACGCAGAGAGTAG
- a CDS encoding ArsJ-associated glyceraldehyde-3-phosphate dehydrogenase, giving the protein MKVRVGINGFGRIGRLALRAAWGWSELEFVHINEIKGGAVTAAHLLKFDSVHGRWTPEVEAQGEQVLIDGKPLSFSEYATPGDVPWDELGVDLVLECSGKFRTPATLDPYFKRGVQKVIVAAPVKEEALNIVMGVNDHLYQPDKHHLLTAASCTTNCLAPVVKVIHEGLGIKHGIITTIHDNTNTQTIVDAPHKDLRRARATSLSLIPTTTGSATAIGLIYPELNGKLNGLAVRVPLLNASLTDCVFEVMRPTTVEEINSLLKAASEQEPLKDILGYEERPLVSIDYKDDPRSSIIDALSTMVVNQTQVKILAWYDNEWGYANRMVELARKVALSH; this is encoded by the coding sequence ATGAAAGTTCGTGTAGGAATCAATGGATTCGGTAGAATCGGACGGCTGGCTTTACGAGCTGCGTGGGGTTGGTCAGAATTAGAGTTTGTTCATATCAATGAAATCAAAGGTGGGGCTGTAACGGCTGCACACTTGCTGAAGTTTGATTCTGTCCACGGACGTTGGACACCAGAAGTAGAAGCCCAAGGGGAACAAGTATTAATTGACGGTAAACCTCTGAGCTTTAGTGAGTATGCTACACCTGGTGACGTTCCTTGGGATGAGTTGGGTGTTGATTTGGTGCTGGAATGCTCCGGTAAATTTAGAACACCTGCTACTCTCGACCCCTATTTTAAACGCGGGGTGCAGAAAGTAATTGTGGCTGCACCCGTGAAGGAAGAAGCCTTAAATATAGTCATGGGAGTGAATGACCACCTCTATCAGCCAGACAAGCATCATTTATTAACTGCGGCTTCTTGTACTACTAACTGTTTAGCCCCCGTAGTCAAAGTAATTCATGAAGGTTTGGGGATTAAACATGGCATTATTACCACCATTCATGACAATACCAATACTCAAACAATTGTCGATGCACCCCATAAAGATTTGCGTCGGGCGCGGGCGACGAGTTTATCTTTGATTCCCACAACCACAGGTTCAGCCACAGCAATTGGTTTGATTTATCCAGAACTCAACGGTAAGCTCAACGGTTTAGCTGTGAGAGTACCATTACTCAATGCGTCTTTAACAGACTGTGTGTTTGAAGTCATGCGACCAACCACAGTAGAAGAAATTAATAGTTTGTTAAAAGCTGCTTCTGAACAAGAACCACTTAAAGACATTTTGGGTTATGAAGAGCGTCCTTTAGTATCTATTGATTACAAAGATGATCCTCGTTCTTCGATTATTGATGCTCTCTCCACAATGGTGGTGAATCAAACCCAAGTCAAAATCCTGGCTTGGTATGACAACGAATGGGGTTACGCCAATCGCATGGTTGAACTCGCCCGTAAAGTTGCATTGAGTCATTAG
- a CDS encoding ArsR/SmtB family transcription factor gives MPTPSATNSHLIAAGFHALSDPIRIGVLELLRKQEQCVCDLCDALGVNQSKLSFHLKTLKEARLVNARHEGRWIYYSLNLPQFSVLEAYLADFRQLRQISPARCCDNFS, from the coding sequence ATGCCTACCCCCTCTGCTACCAATTCTCATTTAATTGCTGCTGGCTTTCATGCACTTTCTGATCCAATCAGGATTGGCGTACTGGAACTGTTACGCAAGCAAGAACAATGTGTATGCGATTTGTGCGATGCTTTGGGGGTAAATCAGTCAAAACTATCTTTTCACCTCAAAACTCTCAAAGAAGCCCGCTTAGTTAACGCCCGTCACGAAGGACGCTGGATTTATTACAGTTTAAATTTGCCGCAATTTAGCGTTTTAGAAGCATATTTAGCCGATTTTAGGCAATTAAGGCAAATATCTCCGGCGCGTTGCTGTGATAACTTTTCCTGA
- the rppA gene encoding two-component system response regulator RppA has product MRILLVDDEVELTDPLSRVLKREGYSVDMAYDGATGSEFVAMGTYDLLILDWMLPGKTGLEICQELRRQGKATPVLFLTAKDTLDDRVEGLDAGADDYLVKPFELRELLARVRALLRRSSSPSHETTTGRLTVADLELDSENQVAYRQGRIIELSQKESQLLQYFMENTGHLLTHAQILQNLWQQDNEQPNSNVIAALIRLLRRKIEVGKETPLIHTVYGKGYRFGTSSLD; this is encoded by the coding sequence ATGAGAATTTTATTAGTTGATGATGAAGTAGAACTAACAGACCCCCTAAGTCGCGTGTTAAAGCGCGAGGGTTACAGCGTGGATATGGCTTATGATGGTGCAACTGGTAGCGAATTTGTAGCAATGGGTACTTATGATTTATTGATTTTAGATTGGATGCTACCCGGAAAAACAGGTTTAGAGATTTGTCAGGAATTGCGCCGCCAAGGTAAAGCCACACCTGTACTATTTCTCACAGCCAAAGATACCCTAGATGACCGAGTAGAAGGTTTAGATGCGGGTGCGGATGACTATTTAGTAAAACCCTTTGAACTGCGGGAACTATTAGCACGAGTTCGGGCTTTATTACGTCGTTCGAGTTCTCCCAGTCATGAAACCACAACTGGAAGGCTGACAGTAGCTGATTTAGAACTTGATAGTGAAAACCAAGTAGCCTATCGCCAAGGGCGAATTATTGAATTATCTCAAAAAGAAAGTCAGCTGCTACAATACTTTATGGAAAATACGGGACATTTGCTAACTCATGCCCAAATTCTGCAAAATCTTTGGCAGCAAGATAACGAACAACCCAATAGTAACGTCATAGCCGCATTAATTCGCCTATTGCGGCGTAAAATTGAAGTAGGCAAAGAAACTCCACTAATTCATACTGTTTACGGCAAAGGCTACCGTTTCGGCACTTCTTCTTTAGATTAA